TCCGGTGGCAGCTCGCCTGGCCCGAGACGCCGGTGCCCGGGCTCCGCTGGGTCCCCGAGCCCTACCTGGTCGACGGGATCATCCCGCCCGAGACCTACAACATGCTCTTCACCATGCACGCCACCCTCATGATCTTCTTCGTGATCATGCCGATCCTGGCGGGCGCCTTCGGCAACTTCTGCATCCCGCTCATGGTCGGCGCCAGGGACATGGCCTTCCCCCGGCTGAATATGCTCTCGGTTTGGACAACCATCGTCGCCGGCCTGATCATGCTGGCCGGCTTCTTCGTCCCGGGCGGCCACGCCGCCACCGGCTGGACCGGCTACGCCACGCTGTCGGCCAAGGCGAGCTACACGGGCGTGGACTGGGGTCAGAACCTCTGGCTCATCAGCCTCTTCGTCATGGGCCTGGGCTCCATGATGGGAGCCATCAACTACATCACCACGGTCATCAACATGCGCGCCCCCGGCATGACCTTCTTCCGCCTGCCTCTCGTGATCTGGGCCATGTTCATCACGGCGATCCTCCTGCTGCTGGCGCTCCCCGTGCTGACCTCGGCCTCCGCGATGCTCCTCTTCGACCGCACCCTC
The window above is part of the Candidatus Rokuibacteriota bacterium genome. Proteins encoded here:
- a CDS encoding cbb3-type cytochrome c oxidase subunit I, giving the protein MSHPAAATVTHGAHVHHELGFVRTYIFSTDHKMIARQFLFLGLFMMVIGGLLAMLIRWQLAWPETPVPGLRWVPEPYLVDGIIPPETYNMLFTMHATLMIFFVIMPILAGAFGNFCIPLMVGARDMAFPRLNMLSVWTTIVAGLIMLAGFFVPGGHAATGWTGYATLSAKASYTGVDWGQNLWLISLFVMGLGSMMGAINYITTVINMRAPGMTFFRLPLVIWAMFITAILLLLALPVLTSASAMLLFDRTL